One segment of Aquimarina sp. BL5 DNA contains the following:
- a CDS encoding DUF3160 domain-containing protein codes for MKRQILFTSFFLFLIACSGNKKTEEKNQPVSSPDDVETTQKDERVIEEIENPILINGSLDAEQLGEDINLEMDISSLSLYEVRILRNSFAAKQGYCFMKGDLRYTFAATSWYNERMEDRYWAEEGGKDIAPISYSDQETIFIEKLKKREDELKTQNLLQRGGRQLANVDNVVNLFQLNEPAPELMSMLGKNGFAIVPNNNIQLFHLYEQNDYAEFPNFVTTDMYMQLFHMYFGYILKQIEEEQFIPILSQICESMMKDMQELVNSMPNESIKEIAKFNHTYYAIAYTVLTNKKIEVPLGYEQHYETELTSIKNAEDSTSKFLEFEEVKFPYSLFKPRGHYTRTETLKRYFSAMMWLQSAPFCLNNDLQFKRALVNASVLGDSPNFQKETLQKYKAIMEPINFIIGQPDNVSFLDLVDLISKEELPIEEILQNPAVIESMKEEVRKIADVKDKIRSGGGSCKIKINFIPQRYLSDNDVLQNLVDLKSKVSKRAYPQGLDVMAAFGSASAENLLLNELKEGEKWDEYPKLLSDMQQEMNGLDWDATLYTKWIQSLLELQKPNDSYPYFMQTNEWDKKNLNASLASWAELKHDSILYAEQPMAAECGSGEEVPSPYTVGYVEPNIGYWNTVIELIDLTKSVLERNKLLNTNISRITTGLRENAEFLLSASKKELAGKNLSVQEYGQIEIIGSTFEWLTLDLVKQKDQYLDGWHNVKGADKSVAVVADIYTANSPNNPDMGILHVATGNVNDIYAVVEIEGYLYITKGAVFGYHEFHIPLGNRLTDEEWQEMLEKNEATGIPTWMQEIIVPIAVPETNEKIFYSSGC; via the coding sequence ATGAAAAGACAAATACTGTTTACTAGTTTCTTTTTGTTTCTAATAGCTTGTAGTGGTAATAAAAAGACTGAAGAAAAAAACCAACCTGTTTCTTCTCCGGATGATGTAGAAACTACTCAGAAAGATGAAAGAGTAATTGAGGAAATAGAAAATCCTATTTTGATCAATGGTTCCTTGGATGCAGAGCAGTTAGGAGAAGATATTAATTTAGAAATGGATATTTCTTCACTAAGCCTTTACGAAGTTCGAATTTTACGTAATAGTTTTGCTGCGAAGCAAGGATATTGCTTTATGAAAGGAGATCTTAGATATACTTTTGCTGCAACCAGTTGGTATAACGAAAGAATGGAAGATCGGTATTGGGCAGAAGAAGGAGGAAAAGATATAGCACCTATTTCGTATTCTGACCAAGAAACAATTTTTATTGAGAAATTAAAGAAGAGAGAAGATGAGTTAAAAACACAAAATTTACTACAAAGAGGAGGCAGGCAATTGGCGAATGTAGATAATGTCGTAAACCTCTTTCAATTGAATGAACCCGCCCCTGAATTAATGAGTATGTTGGGTAAGAATGGATTTGCAATTGTTCCTAATAATAACATTCAGTTATTTCATCTCTATGAACAAAATGATTATGCCGAGTTTCCGAATTTTGTAACAACTGATATGTATATGCAATTGTTTCATATGTATTTTGGCTATATTCTTAAGCAGATAGAAGAAGAACAATTTATTCCTATACTTTCTCAGATCTGCGAATCAATGATGAAGGATATGCAAGAGCTTGTAAACTCTATGCCTAATGAATCCATAAAAGAAATTGCAAAATTTAATCATACCTATTATGCTATAGCCTATACGGTTTTAACTAACAAAAAAATAGAAGTGCCTTTGGGGTATGAACAGCATTATGAAACTGAATTGACTTCAATTAAGAATGCAGAGGATAGTACTTCCAAGTTTTTAGAATTTGAAGAAGTTAAATTTCCTTATAGTTTATTTAAACCCAGAGGACATTACACTCGTACAGAAACCTTAAAACGATATTTTAGCGCAATGATGTGGTTGCAATCTGCTCCGTTTTGTCTTAATAATGATTTACAATTTAAAAGAGCTTTGGTCAATGCATCTGTTTTAGGAGATAGCCCTAATTTTCAGAAAGAAACATTACAGAAATATAAAGCAATAATGGAGCCTATCAATTTTATAATAGGTCAGCCTGATAATGTTTCCTTTCTAGATTTGGTAGATTTGATTAGTAAAGAAGAACTTCCAATAGAAGAGATTTTACAGAATCCAGCTGTTATAGAAAGTATGAAGGAGGAAGTCAGGAAGATTGCGGATGTTAAAGATAAAATAAGATCAGGAGGAGGCAGTTGTAAAATTAAAATTAACTTTATTCCACAACGATATTTGTCAGACAATGATGTTCTCCAGAATTTAGTAGATCTAAAAAGTAAAGTGTCTAAACGTGCTTACCCACAAGGCTTAGATGTAATGGCTGCTTTTGGGAGTGCATCAGCAGAAAATTTATTGTTAAATGAACTGAAAGAAGGAGAAAAATGGGATGAATATCCTAAGTTACTTTCTGATATGCAACAAGAAATGAATGGTCTAGACTGGGATGCAACTTTATATACCAAATGGATACAAAGTTTATTAGAATTACAAAAACCCAATGATAGTTATCCGTATTTTATGCAGACTAATGAATGGGATAAGAAAAACCTAAATGCATCATTAGCCTCTTGGGCAGAACTTAAACATGATTCTATTCTTTATGCAGAACAACCAATGGCAGCCGAGTGCGGATCTGGAGAAGAAGTGCCAAGCCCTTATACTGTTGGTTACGTAGAACCTAATATTGGTTATTGGAATACGGTTATTGAATTAATAGATCTTACAAAATCTGTTTTGGAAAGAAATAAACTATTAAATACTAATATTTCTAGAATCACAACCGGTTTAAGAGAGAATGCAGAGTTTTTATTATCTGCTAGTAAAAAAGAACTTGCTGGTAAGAATTTATCTGTGCAAGAATATGGTCAGATAGAAATAATCGGTAGTACATTCGAATGGTTAACATTGGATTTAGTGAAACAAAAAGATCAGTATCTAGATGGTTGGCACAATGTAAAAGGCGCCGATAAATCAGTCGCAGTTGTGGCGGATATCTACACAGCTAATAGTCCCAATAATCCTGATATGGGTATTTTACACGTAGCAACAGGTAATGTAAACGATATATATGCGGTAGTAGAAATTGAAGGATATTTATATATAACCAAAGGTGCAGTATTTGGATATCACGAATTTCATATTCCGTTAGGAAATCGTTTAACGGATGAAGAATGGCAGGAAATGTTGGAAAAGAATGAGGCAACAGGAATACCAACTTGGATGCAGGAAATCATTGTACCAATAGCCGTTCCTGAAACCAATGAAAAAATATTTTATAGCTCAGGATGTTAA
- a CDS encoding phosphatidylcholine/phosphatidylserine synthase: MQLKKQIPNIITLLNLFCGCIATIFAVQGALELAALFVVLGIGFDFFDGFAARILNVQSELGLQLDSLADMVTSGLVPGIVMFQMLAKTSGTSVNTVFNSWDFNQNSTQVFIPYLSLIGLLVTLASAYRLAKFNIDTRQTTSFIGLPTPANALLILSLPLILQFQTEAWISDIILNQWFLIGLTLVSCYLLNAEIPLFALKFKTWGLAENKMRYIFLLLTILLLIIFKFLAIPCVILLYVIMSMVFKEKTVGE; the protein is encoded by the coding sequence ATGCAGCTTAAAAAGCAAATTCCTAATATAATTACGCTACTTAATCTTTTTTGTGGATGTATAGCTACAATTTTTGCAGTTCAGGGTGCTTTAGAATTGGCGGCGCTTTTTGTAGTACTTGGTATTGGTTTCGATTTTTTTGATGGTTTTGCAGCTAGAATTCTTAATGTTCAAAGTGAATTAGGATTACAATTAGATTCTTTAGCAGATATGGTAACCAGCGGATTAGTACCGGGAATAGTGATGTTCCAGATGCTCGCAAAAACTTCTGGAACCTCGGTTAATACTGTATTTAATTCTTGGGATTTTAATCAAAACTCAACCCAGGTATTTATACCTTACCTCTCTCTAATAGGTTTACTTGTAACACTAGCCTCTGCATATCGATTGGCTAAATTTAATATCGATACTAGACAAACGACATCTTTTATTGGACTACCGACTCCAGCGAATGCTTTGTTAATTTTGAGTTTACCATTAATTTTACAATTTCAGACAGAAGCTTGGATCTCAGATATTATATTAAATCAATGGTTTTTAATTGGGTTAACGCTAGTAAGTTGTTATTTATTAAATGCCGAAATTCCGTTGTTTGCACTTAAGTTTAAAACATGGGGACTTGCAGAAAATAAGATGAGGTATATTTTCTTATTGCTTACAATTCTATTATTAATTATATTTAAGTTTTTAGCGATACCGTGTGTGATACTATTATATGTAATAATGTCCATGGTTTTTAAGGAAAAGACAGTTGGTGAATAA
- a CDS encoding PorV/PorQ family protein: MKRIIIVLLVLTVSISSAQTRKYSNEFLNIGVDAGALGMANAVVASSGDVNSGYWNPAGLIHLEDNQVSFMHAAYFANIANYDYLAFAMPLDEKSAIALSLIRFGVDDILDTTSLVDADGNIDYTRINLFSAADYAFTFSYSRKLPIEGLSYGANAKVIRRVIGDFASSWGFGLDAALQYQKNNWQFGIMVRDITTTFNAWSVEDFAIGDLNGDGIPDEDQIPQIRDQELPETTEITIPKLQFGAARNFDLGKKIGLNTELDMIVRFAETNDIISSSAISITPAFGFELDYAKIVYLRGGVGNFQNIEQFDGSDNVGFQPNFGIGFQYKGIQVDYALTDIGDQSAAIYSNVFSIKVDWSVFR; this comes from the coding sequence TTGAAAAGAATTATAATTGTTTTACTTGTTCTAACCGTGTCCATTTCTTCGGCACAGACTAGAAAATATTCTAATGAATTTCTAAACATTGGTGTAGATGCTGGTGCTTTAGGTATGGCCAATGCTGTGGTTGCATCTTCTGGAGATGTAAATTCTGGATATTGGAACCCTGCTGGATTAATTCATCTGGAAGATAATCAAGTATCTTTTATGCACGCAGCTTATTTTGCTAATATTGCTAATTACGATTATTTAGCTTTTGCTATGCCACTAGATGAGAAAAGTGCTATTGCACTGTCTTTAATTAGATTTGGAGTGGATGATATCTTAGACACTACAAGTTTGGTAGATGCTGATGGAAACATTGATTATACAAGGATCAATTTATTCTCTGCTGCAGATTACGCTTTTACATTTTCGTACTCCAGAAAATTACCTATTGAGGGATTAAGTTATGGAGCGAATGCAAAAGTAATCCGAAGAGTCATTGGTGATTTTGCTTCTTCCTGGGGATTTGGTCTTGATGCAGCATTGCAATACCAGAAAAACAATTGGCAATTCGGAATTATGGTAAGAGATATCACTACTACTTTTAATGCCTGGAGTGTAGAGGATTTTGCTATTGGTGATCTTAACGGTGATGGCATTCCGGATGAAGATCAAATACCACAAATTAGAGATCAAGAATTACCAGAAACTACTGAGATAACAATACCTAAACTTCAATTTGGTGCAGCTAGAAATTTTGACTTAGGTAAAAAAATAGGGTTAAATACAGAATTGGATATGATTGTCCGTTTTGCAGAGACAAATGATATTATTTCCTCTTCAGCTATCAGCATCACGCCTGCTTTTGGTTTTGAATTGGATTACGCCAAAATTGTTTACTTACGTGGTGGTGTTGGTAACTTTCAGAACATAGAACAGTTTGATGGATCAGACAATGTTGGTTTCCAACCCAATTTTGGTATCGGTTTTCAATACAAAGGTATACAAGTAGATTACGCATTAACCGATATTGGAGATCAAAGTGCCGCAATTTATTCTAATGTGTTTTCCATTAAAGTAGACTGGAGTGTCTTTAGATAA
- the lnt gene encoding apolipoprotein N-acyltransferase translates to MKNILLAISSGLLLAIGWPTYGFPLFLFFGFVPLLITEYKIRNNKFHKSQVFGLAFLALFIWNMITTWWIYNSTPFGMWFAEIVNSLLMALVFLIYHIIARRASFTIGSIFLICIWMSFEYLHLQWQFSWPWLNLGNGFANFTSWIQWYEYTGTFGGSLWIWIVNIGIYKSVLLFIEHKDKSILYRSAIRNGLVILIPILISFIILKTYEEDGQDVEVIILQPNINPYTEKYNTTDDRVGTLLNSLTASKISNKTDFIIAPETVFADNNRLKNFQSSIAKKTALSIISKYPKSNFLSGISLIDVFRDPSKVHSQTNEHKSGVFYDDYNSAFFVRPDGTDELYHKSKLVVGVENFPYQSIFKPIVGDAMIDLGGTVAKKTTQSDREVFFTKEGIGAGPIICYESVYGEFVSGYVRNNADFLAIITNDAWWGVTQGHKQHLAYAKFRAIETRRSIARSANTGISAIIDQTGTIVSSLGYNEQGALKGTLKTNDKITFYVKAGDYLARVAIFLMIFIFLFSVTRRRKKISIP, encoded by the coding sequence ATGAAGAATATCTTACTTGCTATTTCATCCGGCTTGTTACTTGCGATTGGCTGGCCAACTTATGGTTTTCCGCTATTTCTTTTTTTTGGTTTTGTTCCACTACTAATTACTGAATACAAAATACGTAATAACAAATTTCATAAAAGTCAGGTATTTGGATTAGCATTTCTTGCACTCTTTATTTGGAATATGATCACTACTTGGTGGATTTATAACTCCACCCCTTTTGGCATGTGGTTTGCCGAGATAGTGAATAGCTTACTAATGGCATTGGTATTTCTTATCTATCATATAATTGCACGAAGAGCATCATTTACTATTGGATCTATTTTTCTGATATGTATATGGATGAGTTTCGAATACTTACATCTACAATGGCAGTTTTCATGGCCTTGGCTTAATTTAGGTAATGGATTTGCTAATTTCACTTCTTGGATTCAGTGGTATGAATATACAGGAACTTTTGGAGGAAGCTTATGGATCTGGATTGTAAATATCGGAATCTATAAAAGTGTGCTGCTTTTTATAGAACACAAAGATAAATCTATCTTATATCGATCAGCAATAAGAAACGGGCTTGTTATACTCATTCCGATTTTAATTTCTTTTATTATTCTGAAAACCTACGAAGAGGATGGACAAGATGTGGAAGTTATAATTTTGCAACCTAATATAAATCCCTATACAGAAAAGTATAACACCACGGATGATCGTGTAGGAACATTATTAAATTCACTTACAGCTTCAAAGATTAGTAATAAAACAGATTTCATTATAGCACCAGAGACTGTTTTTGCCGATAATAACAGATTAAAAAACTTTCAGAGTTCTATTGCCAAAAAAACAGCTTTAAGTATCATTAGTAAATATCCAAAGTCGAATTTCTTATCAGGTATTTCTTTAATTGATGTGTTCCGGGATCCATCAAAAGTTCATTCGCAGACTAATGAACATAAAAGTGGTGTATTTTATGATGATTATAATTCTGCATTCTTTGTAAGACCAGATGGAACCGATGAGTTATATCACAAAAGCAAATTGGTAGTCGGTGTAGAGAATTTTCCTTATCAAAGTATTTTCAAACCAATTGTTGGAGATGCTATGATTGATTTGGGTGGTACAGTCGCAAAAAAAACAACTCAATCTGATCGTGAAGTATTCTTTACAAAAGAAGGAATTGGCGCAGGGCCAATTATATGTTACGAAAGTGTGTATGGTGAATTCGTATCAGGTTATGTAAGGAATAATGCCGATTTTCTTGCTATCATTACCAATGATGCATGGTGGGGAGTCACACAAGGACACAAACAACATTTGGCTTACGCAAAATTCAGAGCTATAGAAACACGAAGAAGTATTGCAAGAAGTGCCAATACCGGAATCTCTGCGATTATAGATCAAACCGGAACTATTGTTTCATCTCTTGGATATAATGAACAAGGAGCACTAAAAGGAACCTTAAAAACTAATGATAAAATAACCTTTTACGTAAAAGCTGGGGATTATTTAGCAAGAGTTGCTATTTTTCTGATGATTTTTATTTTTCTGTTTTCTGTGACTAGACGAAGAAAGAAAATATCAATACCATAA
- a CDS encoding ABC-F family ATP-binding cassette domain-containing protein, translating into MNYVSVENIAKSFGERILFKNISFGINEGQKVGFVAKNGTGKTSLLNIIAGDEEPDEGQVVYRKNLKVAFLPQEPNLDPSLTIEQTIFAADNETLRVINTYEKALENPDDAEAYQKAFEQMDALNAWDFETQYKQILFKLKLENLDKKVSQLSGGQKKRLALANILLSKPELLYLDEPTNHLDLEMIEWLEEYFAKENFTLFMVTHDRYFLENVCNEIVELENGKLYSYKGNYAYYLQNKEARIANEEIETGKAKQLYKKELDWMRRQPKARTTKSKSRIDDFYEIKERAHQRRNDHEVQLEINMERLGSKILEIHKVSKSFENLTLLDKYEYVFRKGERVGIIGKNGTGKSTFLNMLTGAIQPDQGKIVVGDTVKFGYYTQRGITIKEGQKVIEVIREFGDYIPLKKGRQISAQQLLERFLFDRKKQYDFVEKLSGGERKRLYLCTVLIQNPNFLILDEPTNDLDIVTLNVLENFLLDFPGCLIVVSHDRYFMDKIVDHLFVFRGNAVIEDFPGNYSDYRAYENSRTPEKIKTPDAEPKTKASWKKENKTALSYNEQKEYNRIERDLKKLEIQKKDIEALFANGTLEGDKINEESAKLKKIIDDIEEKEMRWLELSEKME; encoded by the coding sequence GTGAATTACGTATCAGTCGAAAATATAGCCAAATCTTTTGGGGAGCGGATCCTGTTTAAAAATATTTCTTTTGGAATTAATGAAGGCCAGAAAGTAGGTTTTGTTGCAAAAAACGGAACAGGAAAAACATCCTTACTTAATATTATTGCTGGTGATGAAGAGCCTGATGAAGGACAAGTGGTGTATAGAAAGAATCTAAAAGTAGCTTTTTTACCGCAAGAACCAAACCTGGATCCTAGTCTAACAATAGAACAAACTATTTTTGCGGCGGACAATGAGACCTTACGGGTGATCAACACCTACGAAAAAGCTTTAGAAAATCCAGATGATGCAGAAGCATACCAAAAAGCATTTGAGCAAATGGATGCTCTTAACGCCTGGGATTTTGAGACGCAATACAAACAAATTCTTTTTAAGTTAAAGCTCGAAAATTTAGATAAAAAAGTAAGTCAACTTTCTGGAGGACAGAAAAAGAGACTTGCACTAGCAAATATATTATTAAGTAAACCGGAACTATTATATCTAGATGAACCTACCAATCACTTGGATCTAGAAATGATCGAATGGTTAGAAGAGTATTTTGCCAAAGAAAATTTCACACTCTTTATGGTAACTCACGATCGTTATTTTCTGGAAAATGTATGTAATGAGATCGTAGAATTAGAAAATGGCAAATTGTATAGTTACAAAGGTAATTATGCTTATTACCTACAAAATAAAGAAGCTAGAATAGCTAATGAAGAAATAGAAACTGGTAAGGCAAAACAACTTTACAAAAAAGAATTGGACTGGATGCGAAGACAGCCCAAAGCCCGCACAACAAAATCCAAATCCAGAATTGATGATTTCTATGAAATCAAAGAGCGCGCTCACCAAAGAAGAAATGATCATGAAGTACAGTTAGAAATCAATATGGAACGTCTAGGAAGTAAAATTCTGGAAATCCATAAAGTTTCCAAAAGCTTCGAAAATCTAACTTTATTAGACAAGTATGAGTATGTATTCAGAAAGGGAGAACGAGTTGGTATCATTGGTAAGAATGGAACCGGAAAATCCACATTTTTGAATATGCTCACCGGAGCTATTCAACCCGATCAAGGGAAAATAGTAGTTGGTGATACCGTAAAATTCGGGTATTACACGCAGCGAGGAATTACCATTAAAGAAGGACAAAAAGTAATTGAAGTAATCAGAGAATTTGGCGACTACATTCCTTTGAAAAAAGGAAGACAGATTTCTGCGCAGCAATTATTAGAACGCTTTTTATTCGATCGTAAAAAGCAATATGATTTTGTAGAAAAATTAAGTGGTGGTGAAAGAAAGCGATTGTATTTATGTACTGTTCTGATACAAAACCCTAATTTTCTAATACTTGATGAACCTACAAATGATCTAGATATTGTTACCTTAAATGTTTTAGAAAATTTCTTACTTGATTTTCCAGGCTGTCTAATTGTGGTATCTCACGATCGTTATTTTATGGATAAAATAGTGGATCACTTGTTTGTATTTAGAGGAAATGCAGTCATTGAAGATTTCCCAGGTAATTATTCGGATTATCGAGCCTACGAAAATAGTCGTACACCAGAGAAAATTAAAACTCCGGACGCTGAACCTAAAACAAAAGCTTCCTGGAAAAAGGAAAACAAAACTGCCTTATCTTATAACGAGCAAAAAGAATATAACCGTATAGAACGAGATCTAAAAAAGTTAGAAATTCAGAAGAAAGATATCGAAGCTCTTTTTGCCAATGGCACATTAGAAGGAGATAAAATAAATGAGGAATCTGCAAAACTAAAAAAGATCATAGATGATATCGAAGAAAAAGAAATGCGTTGGTTAGAGCTTTCTGAGAAAATGGAGTAA
- a CDS encoding ABC transporter ATP-binding protein produces MENVIDIKGIIRNFQLGQETVYVLKGIDLEIKRGDYIAIMGPSGSGKSTLMNLLGCLDTPTDGTYNLNGNDVSKMTDDELADIRNKEIGFVFQTFNLLPRTTALDNVALPMVYAGVSKKDRNARAEEVLADVGLADRMDHKPNQLSGGQRQRVAVGRALVNKPSIILADEPTGNLDSKTSLEIMQLFDDIHAAGNTVILVTHEEEVAAHAHRVIRLRDGIVESDQRNR; encoded by the coding sequence ATGGAAAACGTTATCGATATCAAAGGTATCATTAGAAATTTTCAATTAGGTCAGGAAACCGTTTATGTACTTAAGGGTATTGATCTAGAAATAAAGAGAGGAGATTACATTGCTATTATGGGGCCTTCTGGGTCTGGAAAATCAACTCTAATGAATCTTTTAGGTTGTCTAGACACACCAACAGATGGCACATACAATCTTAATGGGAATGATGTAAGCAAAATGACCGATGATGAATTGGCGGATATTAGAAATAAAGAAATTGGTTTTGTTTTTCAGACCTTTAACCTGCTGCCCAGAACTACTGCACTAGATAATGTTGCCTTACCTATGGTCTATGCCGGAGTTTCTAAAAAAGATAGAAATGCAAGAGCTGAAGAGGTATTGGCAGATGTGGGACTAGCGGACCGTATGGATCACAAACCCAATCAGCTTTCTGGTGGCCAGCGACAACGAGTTGCCGTAGGTCGTGCGTTGGTCAATAAACCTTCTATCATATTAGCAGATGAACCTACAGGGAATCTGGATTCTAAAACTTCTTTAGAAATTATGCAATTGTTTGATGACATTCATGCTGCTGGTAATACTGTGATCTTAGTAACACATGAAGAAGAAGTAGCTGCCCACGCACATCGAGTAATTAGATTACGAGATGGTATAGTTGAGAGTGATCAGAGAAATCGATAG